Proteins from one Ranitomeya variabilis isolate aRanVar5 chromosome 1, aRanVar5.hap1, whole genome shotgun sequence genomic window:
- the LOC143793512 gene encoding LOW QUALITY PROTEIN: uncharacterized protein LOC143793512 (The sequence of the model RefSeq protein was modified relative to this genomic sequence to represent the inferred CDS: inserted 2 bases in 1 codon): MEEWEYLEGHQDRYQDVMMEELRPLTPRDGSRRRNPPERCPRRLYPQDCPEENHNIPEDHQGEDLIDIRVEVIHGTQEAITIWAGQQDGLVEINPPERCPRPLYSPDCPEENHNIPEDHEGEDLTNINVEDEEERSKGDQSCLTVEREEVPVVVSTENLIRNSEGNVIFLLNYKLEDDYMKQHSSEENLITPDVNLGLYSTDVTHKPTNHEESSPHQSQIVATSPDQKVGNKFQCGQCGKYFKRRSSLHTHRRIHTGEKPYSCLQCGKTFKGKSILVVHERIHKGEKPFSCSLCDKSFIDKSGLVKHQRNHAKEKSYSCSECRKCFLRKSHFDKHQKTHTGEKPFSCSECGKSYTWKIDFIRHQQSHTGEKIFSCSVCGKSFTDKSSLVRHERSHTKEKPFSCSVCGKCFTVKSGLIRHEKSHTGEKPYSCSECGKCFTCQPDCVKHQRIHTGENLYICSDCGKFFTGKSDLVKHQRIHTGEKPFSCSECGKCFTHSSGLARHQKIHTGEKPFLCSQCGKCFITKTQLRVHHRSHTGEKPFPCSLCGKCFKNKSNLLTHERSHTGEKPYSCSECGKCFTDKSYLVKHQQTHTGETFSCSECGKCFIWKVNFVRHQQSHTGEKPYSCSECGKSFIDKSSLVKHQRSHTGEKPYSCSECGKCFTHQSDLAKHRRIHTGXKPYSCSECKKCFTDKSSLVKHQKSHTGEKPYSCSECGKYFMTKAKLKDHHRSHTGEKPFPCSLCGKCFVNKSNLLTHQRSHTGEKPFSCPECAKCFTYKSDLVKHQKIHKEEKPFLCSECGKCFTQQADLLNHQESHTREMPF, translated from the exons atggaggagtgggagtatctagaaggacaccaggatcggtaccaggacgtgatgatggaggagctccggcctcttacaccacgag atggatccaggaggagaaatccaccagagagatgtccccgtcgtctgtatccccaggactgtccagaggagaatcacaacatcccggaggatcatcag ggtgaagatctgatTGATATTAGGGTTGAGGTTATACATGGAACACAAGAGGCGATCACAATATGGGCCGGTCAGCAGG ATGGACTAGTGGAAataaatccaccagagagatgtccccgtcctctgtattCCCCAGACTGTCcagaggagaatcacaacatcccggaggatcatGAG GGGGAAGACCTGACAAATATTAATGTGGAGGATGAAGAAGAGAGGAGTAAGGGAGATCAATCATGTCTGACTGTCGAGAGAGAGGAAGTTCCAGTCGTTGTTTCCACAG AAAATCTCATTAGGAATTCTGAGGGAAACGTCATTTTCCTGCTAAATTATAAGCTAGAAGATGACTACATGAAGCAGCACTCTTCAGAAGAAAATCTAATTACCCCTGATGTAAATCTAGGACTCTACAGTACAGATGTAACACATAAACCCACTAATCATGAGGAATCTTCTCCTCACCAATCTCAGATTGTTGCCACAAGTCCAGATCAGAAAGTGGGCAACAAGTTTCAATGTGGTCAGTGTGGAAAATACTTTAAAAGAAGATCAAGTCTTCATACACAtagaagaattcacacaggggagaaaccatactCCTGTTTGCAATGTGGGAAAACTTTTAAAGGTAAATCAATTCTTGTTGTGCATGAAAGGATTCAcaaaggagagaagccattttcatgttctctATGTGACAAGTCATTTATAGATAAATCaggtcttgttaaacatcagagaaatcATGCAAAAGAGAaatcatattcatgttcagaatgtaggaaatgttttctACGTAAATCACATTTTGATAAACATCAGAAAACTCATACAggtgagaagccgttttcatgttcagaatgtgggaagtcttATACCTGGAAAATAGATTTTATTAGACATCAGCAAAGTCACACTGGAGAGAAGAtattttcatgttcagtatgtgggaagTCATTCACggataaatcaagtcttgttagacATGAAAGAAGTCACACgaaggagaaaccattttcatgttcagtatgtggtaAGTGTTTTACAGTAAAATCAGGTCTCATTAGACATGAaaaaagtcacacaggggagaaaccgtaTTCTTGTtccgaatgtggaaaatgttttacttgtCAACCAGAttgtgttaaacatcagagaattcatacaggtgaGAATCTGTATATATGTTCAGACTGTGGAAAATTCTTTACAGGTAAATCAGATttagttaaacatcagagaattcacacaggagagaagccgttttcatgttcagaatgtgggaaatgttttacacattcATCTGGTCTTGcaagacatcagaaaattcacactggagaaaagccatttttatgttcccagtgtgggaaatgttttattacaAAAACCCAACTTCGGGTTCATCatcgaagtcacacaggagagaaaccgttTCCATGTTCACTATGTGGAAAATGCTTTAAGAATAAATCAAATCTTCTTACACacgagagaagtcacacaggagagaagccatattcatgttcagaatgtgggaaatgttttacagataaatcatatcttgttaaacatcaaCAGACTCACACTGGAGagactttttcatgttcagaatgtgggaaatgctttatctGGAAAGTAAATTTTGTTAGACATCAgcaaagtcacacaggagagaaaccatattcctgttcagaatgtgggaagtcatTTATtgataaatcaagtcttgttaaacatcagagaagtcacacaggagagaagccgtattcatgttcagaatgtgggaaatgttttacacatcaATCAGATCTTGCAAAACATCGGCGAATTCACACGGG aaaaccatattcatgttcagaatgcaagaaatgttttacagataaatcaagtcttgttaaacatcagaaaagtcacactggggagaaaccgtattcatgttccgaatgtgggaaatattttatgaCAAAAGCCAAACTTAAAGATCATCatcgaagtcacacaggagagaagccgtttcCATGTTCACTATGTGGAAAATGCTTTGTGAATAAATCAAATCTTCTTACACATCAGCGaagccacacaggagagaagccgttttcatgtccagaatgtgcaaAGTGCTTTACATATAAATcagatcttgttaaacatcagaaaattcacaaggaagagaaaccatttttatgttcagaatgtgggaaatgttttactcagcAAGCAGATCTTCTGAATCATCAAGAAAGTCACACAAGAGAGATGCCATTTTGA